One window from the genome of Nicotiana sylvestris chromosome 9, ASM39365v2, whole genome shotgun sequence encodes:
- the LOC138878105 gene encoding uncharacterized protein: MTVKDKFSISIIEDLLDELEGAVVFSKIDLRAGYRQLRMAKEDIHKTTFKTHEGGFSWTEECTATFKYLKQALVFAPILVMPDYAKSFVVETNASKKDVGKTSHCEERSEYIKISFGSAYSTDFHVACISKLMAFDFSIEYKKGWKTRLQIPCQGNQMLSCALSLLTPNDSVFLQIWNTYFIDPAFQLALPIPQGVWTDICLDFIEGLAKSNRKEVILVVVYRLSKYGHFMALSHPYTVQSVAQCFLDNIFKLHGMPIILTSDRDCVPQRLLARAFHTTRSLEATEAML; encoded by the exons ATGACAGTTAAGGACAAGTTCTCTATCTCCATTATTGAAGATTTGCTTGATGAATTAGAAGGTGCAGTTGTGTTCTCCAAGATAGATCTTAGAGCAGGGTACCGCCAACTGAGAATGGCAAAAGAAGACATCCACAAAACAACTTTCAAAACTCATGAAG GAGGCTTCTCTTGGACTGAAGAATGCACTGCAACTTTCAAATATCTGAAACAAGCACTAGTTTTTGCACCTATTTTAGTAATGCCAGATTATGCTAAATCTTTTGTTGTGGAAACAAATGCTAGTAAGAAGG ATGTTGGGAAGACCAGTCATTGTGAAGAAAGATCAGAATACATTAAAATATCTTTTGGATCAGCatattctactgattttcatgttGCTTGTATCTCAAAGCTCATGGCTTTTGATTTCTCTATTGAGTATAAAAAGGGGTGGAAGACAAGGCTGCAGATACCTTGTCAAGGAAACCAAATGCTTAGTTGTGCTCTTTCCTTGTTAACTCCAAATGATTCTGTGTTCCTTCAAATTTGGAATACCTATTTCATTGATCCAGCATTTCAATTG GCTCTACCAATTCCTCAAGGAGTTTGGACTGATATTTGCTTGGACTTTATTGAAGGTCTAGCTAAGTCCAATAGAAAAGAGGTGATCCTGGTTGTGGTCTATAGATTGAGTAAGTATGGCCATTTCATGGCCTTGTCCCATCCATATACTGTTCAATCTGTAGCTCAATGCTTCTTGGACAACATTTTTAAACTTCATGGCATGCCTATTATATTAACAAGTGATAGAGACTGTGTTCCTCAACGGCTTTTGGCAAGAGCTTTTCACACTACAAG GTCCTTGGAAGCTACAGAGGCAATGCTTTAG